One Candidatus Paceibacterota bacterium genomic region harbors:
- a CDS encoding UvrB/UvrC motif-containing protein, translating to MTIQEFKDIKLPGEPGVYLFKRGATVLYVGKATSLRSRVRSYFSSDLGYTRGAHIVNMVGEATTIGYVKTDSVLEALILEAQMIKKLQPPYNTKDKDDKSFLYVTITRDPFPRILLTRGAGTYGPFPGAQSLRAAYELIRKLFPFNTHNPTPDPSPKERGVLRPCFDYELGVCPGTCIGKVTRTEYMKTVRNIKLFFEGKKQKVIKLLEREMAEFSKAQDFEKAGEKKRQIFSLQHIHDISLIKTDIDTSDFRIEAYDVAHLSGKNSVGVMVVIENGIAKKSGYRKFKIKKLAEGSVPARQRLKLQAMSGGNDIANLKEVLTRRLGHDEWPLPDLIVTDGGYPQKNTAEEVLEQKGFTIPVVSVVKDERHKPREILGEKKNILGKSDAILLANSESHRFAIAYHKLLRKKKFLP from the coding sequence ATGACTATACAAGAATTCAAGGATATTAAGTTGCCCGGAGAGCCGGGGGTGTACCTATTCAAACGAGGTGCCACGGTTTTGTACGTAGGCAAGGCGACATCTCTGCGCTCACGAGTGCGGAGTTATTTCTCATCCGACCTTGGTTACACGCGGGGTGCGCATATCGTGAATATGGTGGGCGAGGCGACGACTATCGGATATGTGAAGACAGATTCGGTACTTGAGGCGCTCATACTCGAGGCGCAGATGATAAAGAAATTACAGCCACCTTACAATACAAAAGATAAAGATGATAAAAGCTTTCTTTATGTGACGATTACAAGAGATCCGTTCCCAAGAATTTTACTCACGCGCGGTGCGGGCACCTACGGGCCATTCCCCGGTGCGCAAAGTTTGCGCGCGGCGTATGAATTAATTCGCAAATTATTTCCTTTTAATACGCACAACCCCACCCCCGACCCCTCCCCGAAGGAGAGGGGAGTATTGCGTCCATGTTTTGATTATGAATTGGGCGTATGTCCTGGTACTTGTATTGGTAAAGTTACGCGCACGGAATACATGAAAACCGTCAGAAATATCAAACTTTTTTTTGAAGGTAAGAAACAGAAAGTTATTAAATTGCTCGAACGAGAAATGGCTGAATTTTCAAAAGCGCAGGATTTTGAAAAGGCGGGAGAGAAAAAACGACAGATTTTTTCGTTACAACACATCCACGATATTTCTTTGATTAAGACAGATATCGATACTTCTGATTTTAGAATAGAAGCGTATGACGTTGCACACTTATCGGGTAAAAACAGTGTGGGCGTCATGGTCGTCATTGAAAACGGAATAGCAAAAAAGTCTGGCTACAGAAAATTCAAAATAAAAAAGTTAGCCGAAGGCAGTGTGCCCGCCCGCCAGCGACTGAAGCTGCAGGCAATGTCGGGCGGGAACGACATTGCGAATTTGAAGGAGGTGCTCACGCGCAGGCTCGGTCATGACGAATGGCCACTACCGGATTTGATAGTCACCGACGGTGGTTATCCGCAAAAAAATACAGCTGAAGAAGTTTTAGAACAAAAAGGTTTTACTATTCCGGTTGTCAGCGTAGTAAAAGATGAACGCCATAAGCCGCGAGAAATATTGGGTGAGAAGAAAAATATACTAGGCAAGTCCGATGCAATTCTCCTCGCCAACAGCGAGTCACATCGTTTCGCCATTGCCTACCACAAACTTTTGCGAAAAAAGAAATTCCTGCCATAG
- a CDS encoding NYN domain-containing protein: protein MKDTLKNRALIFIDGNNFYYKLKDITFGKIGLVSLLDFEYQKFAEHLIKNQVLVDMRYYIGAVKRQNGQNREKSEKLYASQQKLLAKLQQQNIAVVLGNLIQHPDKSFHEKGVDVRVAVEMIRFAINDSYDVAYLLSSDTDLVPAVEEVRSLHKKVVYVGVSKGQSFGLTKASDETILLRDEDVLPYFPTSLLDMPH from the coding sequence ATGAAAGATACACTCAAAAATCGTGCCTTGATATTCATAGATGGTAATAATTTTTACTACAAACTCAAGGATATTACCTTTGGTAAAATTGGGCTGGTAAGTTTGCTTGATTTTGAATATCAAAAATTTGCAGAACATCTAATCAAGAATCAGGTACTCGTCGACATGAGATATTATATCGGTGCGGTGAAGAGGCAAAACGGACAAAATAGAGAGAAATCTGAAAAACTGTATGCAAGTCAACAAAAATTACTTGCTAAATTACAACAACAAAATATTGCGGTCGTGCTCGGAAACCTTATACAACATCCAGACAAGAGCTTTCATGAGAAAGGTGTTGACGTTCGCGTTGCAGTTGAGATGATTCGCTTTGCGATTAATGACAGCTATGATGTTGCATATCTGTTAAGTTCGGATACTGATTTGGTTCCCGCGGTTGAAGAGGTGCGTTCTTTACATAAGAAGGTTGTATATGTCGGCGTGTCAAAGGGGCAGTCATTCGGTTTAACCAAGGCTTCCGATGAAACGATCTTGTTAAGAGATGAGGACGTTTTACCCTACTTTCCGACAAGTCTGCTCGATATGCCTCACTGA
- the rny gene encoding ribonuclease Y, whose translation MSTKLLLLLLGGGGAVGILIGYLIRWAVSLTQKASTELAVKQALLDAQKDAQKIIADAQKITIEAEKKAEVITNDAKKIEAEAKRAEADVKRAEAESKNELKKLEERLVKKDETLDKRQSDIDKEAEAIKEKIVEVKNIKENVKKLEEDKLKELEKVAKLSQEEAKTVIMHDIEAKYEGDFLSRMQKLERDGNERLDHKAKDLLANIIQRVASSTASDVMTTTVQIPSDDLKGKIIGKEGRNIRAFERAAGVDLIIDDTPGTIVISSFDPIRRAIAKYALEALILDGRIQPAKIEEQIEKSKAEVNKIIKESGEKAAYEAGVINLDQRILLILGRLHFRTSYGQNVLTHSVEMAHIAAMLAEELGGDVAIARAGALLHDIGKAVDHEVVGTHVEIGRRILQKFGADERIIKAMQSHHEEYPYETIESIIVQTADAISAGRPGARRDSVENYLKRLHDLEDLATSFKGVEKAYAIQAGREVRIFVTPDQVSDIEAKTMAREIATRVEQELKYPGEIKVNVIRELRAVEYAR comes from the coding sequence ATGTCAACCAAATTACTGTTACTCTTGCTCGGAGGGGGCGGAGCTGTTGGTATTCTCATCGGTTATCTCATTCGCTGGGCGGTTTCGCTCACCCAGAAGGCGTCTACGGAGCTCGCGGTTAAGCAAGCTTTGCTCGACGCGCAGAAGGACGCGCAGAAGATCATTGCTGACGCGCAAAAAATAACGATTGAGGCAGAAAAGAAAGCAGAAGTAATCACGAACGACGCCAAGAAAATCGAGGCGGAGGCGAAGCGTGCCGAAGCCGATGTAAAACGAGCAGAGGCAGAAAGTAAGAATGAATTAAAGAAGCTCGAGGAGCGCTTGGTAAAGAAAGATGAGACCTTGGACAAACGCCAGTCTGATATCGATAAAGAAGCCGAAGCGATTAAAGAAAAAATTGTCGAGGTCAAGAATATCAAAGAGAACGTTAAGAAGCTTGAAGAAGACAAATTAAAAGAACTCGAGAAGGTAGCCAAACTTTCGCAAGAAGAGGCCAAAACGGTCATAATGCACGACATCGAGGCCAAGTATGAAGGCGACTTCCTCTCTCGAATGCAAAAATTGGAGCGTGACGGCAATGAACGCTTGGACCATAAGGCCAAGGACTTGCTCGCGAATATCATCCAGCGTGTGGCATCTTCGACAGCATCAGACGTCATGACGACGACGGTGCAGATACCGTCTGATGACCTGAAGGGTAAGATAATTGGTAAAGAAGGACGCAATATCCGCGCCTTCGAACGTGCCGCAGGCGTTGACTTAATCATAGACGACACGCCGGGTACAATAGTTATCTCTAGCTTCGACCCTATTCGCCGAGCGATTGCAAAATATGCGCTTGAGGCTCTTATATTGGACGGCAGAATTCAACCGGCAAAGATTGAGGAGCAAATCGAGAAATCGAAAGCGGAAGTTAATAAAATAATCAAAGAAAGCGGCGAGAAGGCAGCGTATGAAGCGGGTGTAATCAATCTCGACCAAAGGATCTTGCTTATCCTCGGCCGTTTGCACTTCCGCACAAGCTACGGTCAGAATGTTTTGACCCATTCGGTAGAAATGGCGCACATTGCGGCAATGTTGGCCGAAGAACTCGGAGGCGATGTAGCTATCGCCCGCGCCGGAGCCCTGCTCCACGACATCGGTAAGGCAGTTGATCATGAAGTGGTCGGCACGCACGTGGAGATTGGCCGCAGAATCTTGCAAAAGTTCGGCGCCGATGAGCGCATCATTAAGGCGATGCAGTCGCATCATGAAGAATACCCTTACGAGACAATAGAATCTATCATTGTGCAGACGGCTGACGCTATCTCTGCCGGCCGCCCGGGTGCTCGCCGCGACAGCGTAGAGAACTACCTTAAGCGTTTGCACGACCTAGAAGACCTTGCAACGTCATTCAAGGGCGTAGAAAAGGCCTATGCCATCCAAGCTGGCCGCGAGGTACGCATCTTCGTCACCCCGGACCAAGTGAGCGATATTGAGGCTAAGACTATGGCCCGCGAGATCGCGACAAGAGTGGAACAAGAGCTCAAATACCCAGGAGAAATCAAGGTCAACGTTATCCGAGAGCTCCGCGCCGTCGAATACGCAAGATAA
- a CDS encoding DNA recombination protein RmuC translates to MALYILIGIVFLLLGFAGAYFVMKKRTEPQQDMNSMLMLQQQVAELAKVMDAKLGESSKWMNDSLQFQMSESQKLMQNITSQVTRQLLDVQKGVTESTEQSKKVLTITEALQKLERVLTHQKQRGSLGERSLELILENVLPPGVFKLQYSFPNGEAVDAVIITKDGVIPIDAKFSLDNYQRLVEERDPIRQEEFAKVFKDDLKKRIDETAKYIRTDEGTLPFAFMFIPAEGIYYDLIVNEVGALKVNTRSLIDYATNEKKVIIVSPTTLLAYLQTVLLGYRAFKIEEATKEIGKNVQNLGKHLQAFGEFHNKLGASLSTTVNHYNSATKEFGKIDKDVLRITGEAVGVEQTLLEKPSIE, encoded by the coding sequence ATGGCATTGTACATATTGATCGGGATAGTCTTTCTCCTCCTCGGGTTTGCCGGGGCGTATTTCGTTATGAAGAAACGGACCGAGCCACAGCAGGATATGAACAGCATGCTGATGCTCCAACAACAGGTGGCGGAGCTTGCAAAAGTTATGGACGCGAAGCTGGGCGAGTCGTCGAAATGGATGAACGACTCCCTGCAGTTCCAAATGTCAGAATCGCAAAAGCTGATGCAGAATATTACCAGCCAAGTTACGCGACAGCTACTCGATGTACAGAAGGGTGTAACGGAATCAACAGAGCAGAGCAAAAAAGTTTTGACTATTACAGAAGCATTACAAAAGCTTGAGCGCGTGCTGACGCACCAGAAACAGCGCGGGAGTCTGGGTGAACGTTCCCTCGAGCTTATTCTGGAAAACGTGTTGCCGCCGGGCGTCTTCAAGCTCCAATATTCATTCCCGAACGGTGAAGCGGTGGATGCCGTGATAATTACTAAAGACGGAGTGATACCCATAGATGCTAAATTCTCATTGGATAATTATCAGAGACTCGTCGAAGAGCGCGACCCGATAAGACAAGAAGAGTTCGCCAAAGTATTTAAAGATGATTTGAAGAAAAGGATAGATGAGACGGCGAAATATATTCGCACAGATGAAGGCACGCTCCCGTTCGCCTTTATGTTCATCCCGGCCGAAGGGATTTATTATGACCTGATAGTGAATGAAGTCGGTGCGCTGAAAGTGAATACGCGGAGCCTGATAGATTACGCGACGAATGAGAAGAAAGTGATAATAGTCTCACCGACGACACTACTCGCGTATCTACAGACAGTATTGCTTGGCTACAGAGCATTCAAGATAGAAGAGGCGACGAAAGAGATTGGCAAGAATGTCCAGAACCTCGGCAAGCATCTGCAGGCCTTCGGAGAGTTCCATAACAAGCTCGGCGCATCGCTCTCGACCACTGTGAATCACTATAACTCTGCCACAAAAGAATTCGGCAAAATAGACAAAGATGTCTTGCGTATCACGGGCGAAGCCGTGGGCGTAGAACAAACTTTGCTCGAGAAGCCTTCTATTGAATAA
- a CDS encoding trypsin-like peptidase domain-containing protein produces MFRNRALIILFILFSTFIFISSPSNSNASNNVLIQKQIKILLLKIQILRSELAKLKLAEAKVAPLAQLDIETLNTSVRKAVVNILCENQSNSPFKSISGSGVIIDSRGVILTNAHIGQYFLVKDYPTQNSMSCVIRTGSPALPAYYAQLMYLPPMWIQNNPTTMKTSGATGTGENDYALLAITDSANTTPLPASFSSISIDDTFTSLADNYPALLVSYPGELVGSFIIKNSLSMSSAVSNIKQGYYFDGDTDHNLDLLDVSGTVISQAGSSGGAAVSLLTGKLIGLITTATEAKTTDIRELRAITLAHINRSITKYTSQSLDAFLTQSPISAAVNFETSTASTERAILIQ; encoded by the coding sequence ATGTTTCGCAACCGCGCTTTAATCATATTATTCATACTGTTTTCGACTTTCATCTTTATCTCTTCGCCGAGTAATTCCAACGCCTCAAATAATGTTCTGATACAGAAACAGATAAAGATCTTGCTTTTAAAAATCCAAATACTTAGATCAGAACTGGCGAAACTTAAGCTCGCTGAGGCAAAGGTGGCTCCGCTTGCGCAACTGGATATCGAGACGCTTAATACTTCGGTGCGCAAGGCTGTAGTGAATATTCTCTGTGAGAATCAGAGCAATAGTCCTTTCAAATCGATAAGCGGGAGCGGTGTTATCATCGATTCGCGCGGGGTTATCTTGACCAACGCCCATATCGGGCAATATTTTTTGGTAAAAGATTATCCCACACAAAATTCGATGTCCTGCGTTATCCGCACCGGCAGTCCGGCCTTGCCCGCCTATTACGCCCAGCTTATGTATTTGCCACCGATGTGGATACAGAATAATCCGACGACGATGAAAACTTCCGGTGCCACCGGTACGGGCGAGAATGATTACGCTTTGCTCGCGATAACCGACTCCGCCAATACCACTCCGCTCCCCGCCTCATTCTCTTCTATCTCTATCGACGACACGTTCACTTCCCTCGCCGATAATTATCCAGCTTTGCTCGTGAGTTACCCGGGCGAACTTGTGGGCTCGTTTATAATAAAGAATTCTTTATCAATGAGTTCGGCCGTGTCCAATATTAAACAGGGTTATTACTTCGACGGCGATACTGACCATAACCTCGACCTCTTGGATGTTTCCGGCACGGTCATCTCTCAAGCGGGGTCATCGGGCGGCGCGGCAGTCTCTTTGCTCACAGGCAAACTCATCGGCCTAATCACGACAGCAACAGAAGCAAAAACCACGGACATCCGCGAGCTACGTGCTATTACTCTCGCTCACATAAACCGCAGTATTACTAAATACACCAGCCAGTCGCTCGATGCTTTCTTAACGCAAAGTCCAATAAGCGCCGCCGTAAACTTCGAGACGAGTACGGCCTCAACCGAGCGCGCAATACTTATTCAATAG
- a CDS encoding UDP-N-acetylglucosamine 1-carboxyvinyltransferase — MTAFPESLDFKIKGGKKLSGSIATNFSKNGSVALICAALLNKNKTTLSGISRIEEVQRLIEILESIDVKATWKAQNVLEIVPLAVLKMDGLDAAAAARVRSGLMLIGALAHSEKFFKLPHAGGCKMGNRTIAAHRYGLENLGVKIVTKADHYAVTTKRLKAGEVVMYEASDTGAINVLLAAAFAKGVTTIRFAPPNYQVQEICFFLEKMGVKIEGIGATTLRVHGITGFDAPLEYHNSEDPIEAMMFISAAITTGSKLTVTRAPIDFLTLELLKLEKMGLKYKVSKKYKSYNGRTELVDITILPSKLKAPADKLHALPYPGINSDNLPFFVPIATQATGQTLIHDWMWENRAIYFTELNKLGASVTLADPHRVFVTGPTKLKAGQVVCPPALRPAVIILIAMLAAEGTSILRNVYSINRGYEEIATRLNAIGADIEVVKS; from the coding sequence ATGACGGCTTTTCCCGAATCATTGGATTTTAAGATAAAAGGAGGCAAGAAACTCTCGGGCTCGATTGCCACCAACTTTTCCAAAAACGGCTCGGTCGCATTGATTTGCGCCGCACTTTTAAATAAAAATAAGACGACGCTTAGCGGTATTTCGCGCATAGAAGAGGTCCAGCGATTAATCGAGATACTTGAGAGCATTGACGTCAAAGCGACGTGGAAGGCGCAGAACGTGCTCGAGATTGTCCCGCTGGCGGTGTTAAAGATGGACGGGCTGGATGCCGCCGCTGCCGCGCGTGTGCGCTCGGGCCTCATGCTTATCGGTGCGCTGGCGCATAGCGAGAAGTTCTTCAAACTCCCGCACGCCGGCGGTTGCAAAATGGGGAACAGAACAATCGCGGCGCATCGTTATGGCCTTGAGAACCTGGGCGTGAAGATTGTTACCAAGGCCGACCATTACGCCGTTACGACCAAGAGGCTTAAGGCCGGCGAGGTGGTGATGTACGAGGCGTCCGACACCGGCGCCATAAATGTGCTTTTGGCCGCCGCATTTGCCAAAGGTGTGACGACTATCCGCTTTGCCCCGCCGAATTATCAGGTGCAGGAGATCTGCTTCTTCTTGGAGAAGATGGGTGTGAAGATTGAAGGTATCGGTGCCACCACGCTTCGCGTGCACGGCATTACTGGATTCGACGCACCGCTCGAGTATCACAACAGCGAGGACCCGATAGAAGCAATGATGTTCATCTCGGCGGCTATTACGACGGGCTCCAAGCTCACTGTCACGCGAGCGCCAATAGATTTCCTTACCCTAGAACTCTTGAAACTCGAGAAGATGGGACTGAAATATAAAGTTTCGAAAAAGTATAAGTCCTATAACGGCCGTACCGAACTCGTCGATATCACGATATTACCTTCGAAATTAAAGGCACCGGCCGACAAGCTCCACGCCTTGCCGTATCCGGGCATCAACTCCGACAACCTGCCGTTCTTCGTACCTATCGCGACGCAAGCCACTGGCCAGACATTAATTCATGACTGGATGTGGGAGAACCGCGCTATCTATTTTACCGAGCTGAACAAGCTTGGCGCGTCGGTCACTCTTGCCGACCCGCATCGCGTCTTCGTGACCGGCCCAACAAAATTAAAAGCCGGCCAAGTGGTCTGCCCGCCGGCTCTGCGCCCCGCCGTCATTATTCTCATCGCCATGCTGGCCGCCGAAGGTACTTCTATATTAAGAAACGTCTATTCCATAAACAGAGGCTATGAAGAAATAGCGACAAGACTAAACGCCATCGGCGCCGATATTGAAGTGGTGAAGTCCTGA
- the alr gene encoding alanine racemase, whose amino-acid sequence MNSNKPTDVRTWVEVDTSAIRHNYDTFRKLIDNKDSPLPSQSSSSRRDLVGKIKLMAVAKSNAYGHGLWEYSKLMQDLGADWIGVDSITEAVRLREEGITLPILILGYTLPSRITEAIENDVSITVSHLEHLEILKTKNYKLKTHLKIDTGMHRQGFLPEEIPQVIAYLKNEVPNVIVEGVYTHFPFGRHNGTTEQVDLALKIFAEIISQFKNAGFTPITHASASGPTLTFSDAHLDMIRSGISMYGLWSDPTVRDAIGTNITLKPALSWHTIISEIKTLKDGGSVGYDHTETVPPGTKLAVCPIGYWHGYPRALSSKAFVAINGKRAKVIGRVSMDIISIDVTNIPNIKIGDEVELIGQTITADELAEKAGTINYEIITRINPLIKRVYN is encoded by the coding sequence ATGAACTCAAACAAACCAACCGACGTGCGCACCTGGGTCGAGGTGGATACGTCTGCCATTCGGCATAACTACGATACGTTTCGTAAGCTTATCGACAACAAGGACTCACCTCTCCCGTCGCAGAGCTCCTCCTCGAGGAGAGACCTTGTTGGCAAAATTAAGCTTATGGCTGTCGCTAAATCTAACGCCTACGGACACGGGCTTTGGGAATATTCTAAATTAATGCAAGACCTTGGCGCGGATTGGATAGGCGTAGACTCTATCACCGAGGCGGTGCGCTTGCGCGAAGAAGGTATTACGCTACCGATCTTAATTCTCGGCTACACATTGCCGTCACGTATTACTGAAGCAATCGAGAATGATGTCAGTATCACCGTTTCGCATCTTGAGCATTTAGAAATTCTAAAAACTAAAAACTACAAACTAAAAACTCACCTTAAAATAGATACGGGGATGCACCGGCAGGGATTCTTGCCGGAAGAAATTCCGCAAGTTATTGCCTATTTAAAAAACGAAGTACCCAATGTTATTGTCGAGGGAGTTTATACGCACTTCCCGTTCGGCAGGCACAATGGCACGACAGAACAAGTAGATTTGGCACTGAAAATCTTTGCAGAAATTATTTCGCAATTTAAAAATGCCGGATTTACGCCCATAACACACGCGTCGGCATCCGGGCCGACTCTAACTTTTTCCGATGCACATCTCGATATGATCCGCAGCGGGATAAGCATGTACGGCCTCTGGTCTGATCCGACGGTGCGGGATGCAATCGGCACGAATATCACACTCAAGCCGGCGCTTTCGTGGCACACGATTATTTCAGAAATTAAAACGCTTAAAGACGGTGGCAGTGTAGGCTATGACCATACAGAGACAGTCCCGCCCGGTACCAAACTTGCCGTTTGCCCGATAGGTTATTGGCACGGCTATCCGCGAGCGCTGTCATCAAAAGCATTTGTGGCGATTAACGGCAAACGAGCGAAAGTAATTGGCCGAGTCTCGATGGATATAATATCGATAGACGTTACCAATATTCCTAATATTAAAATAGGAGACGAAGTAGAATTAATTGGCCAGACGATTACCGCTGACGAACTAGCCGAAAAAGCCGGCACGATAAATTACGAAATAATAACGCGCATCAACCCGCTCATCAAGCGAGTGTATAATTAA
- a CDS encoding HU family DNA-binding protein, with protein sequence MNKVDLVGVVHEKLGGTKVAAEEAVNALFDAVVHSLKKGDEVSIAGLGIFSVKQRAARSARNPRTGAIVQVPAMKIPKFRAAKALKEAVR encoded by the coding sequence ATGAACAAAGTAGATTTAGTCGGTGTTGTTCACGAGAAATTGGGCGGGACGAAAGTCGCAGCAGAAGAAGCGGTCAATGCCCTCTTCGATGCGGTCGTTCACTCACTCAAGAAAGGTGATGAAGTTTCTATCGCCGGACTTGGTATCTTCTCGGTCAAACAGCGTGCAGCTCGTTCTGCCCGCAACCCTCGCACAGGCGCGATAGTTCAGGTGCCTGCGATGAAGATTCCTAAATTCCGCGCCGCAAAGGCTCTTAAAGAAGCCGTGCGATAG